TAAATactgaataaataaatatatttatatgtgtgtgtgtatatagtGAAGTTGCGCTGGTGGTATACGCCACGATATACACCTTTTCCTTCGACCTCTTTTTGGATACTTTAGAAATGTTTCTCAagcagtctctctctctttctttaattaccTCCTCACCATCTCCTTCTTAAGCTCGTAGAACTCACCCCcaccccccctctctctctctctctctccctccacaCGTGCAAGTCCACGACACAAGCACAGAAAATGGCaacaaaaggaggaggagatggcaTGCCAGGAGGCTTAAAATACCAGGTACTGAATTTCTCCTATCTACTTCAATCCAATTTGTTAAATTCACTTCTTTAAGCGTATTTCCGACAGACTTCTTAGTTTGAATCTCTGTATGTCTATCGATTCGATACAGACATGGACGTTGAAGGTCCCGATCCACTGCGAAGGCTGCAGCAGAAAAGTCAAGAGAGTTCTTCAGAGCATCGAAGGTACAGCGTGTTGCTTACTGTTTCTGGTTTCTGCTTCTATTTATTTCACCGCCACTTGCAGGGAAAGCTTGCAGCAAGTACTTCATTTTCGCCtgatcatgcatattatcaagCTCCTCATGATATTGATGAGTACATATAGCGATTTATCTTCCTCTTATATCGCTAATCCAGTAAGTCGTGCGACTAGGCACCAAGCGATGTGCATAATTTATTCCTAAGATGTCCTGCGAATCAAAGTATCGATTGCAATCCTGAACTTCTTCATTCGTAAATCTGTGCATCAATCCCAAATCACTACAGTTCTTCCatctgattttcagatttcgagCAACTTCCTCACTTTTGCTTATGAGTAGACTACCTAAAGATAATGTTTTGGCACAACTTTAGTTTGAGATCTTCCGTGAATGGGTAATCGCTGAACgtgtgaattttcttttccctcaggTGTATTTATGGTAAACATTGATTCGCAACAGCACAAGGTCGAGGTGACTGGTGATGTCGATTCCGAGACGCTGATCAAGAAGCTGACCAAATCGGGGAAACAGGCTGAGCTCTGGCCCGagcagaaggagaagaaatCCGGAAAGTCCAAGAACAAGGATAACAAGCAAGAAAATCCTAAAGATTCCGAAGACGCCGGTGAAGAGGCTTCCAAAGATGTAAACGGAGGTGAAAgcgatgaggaggaggaggacgacggaGAGAACCATGAACCGGAAAACAAGGAGACGGGTGGGGCGACCAAGGAGGCTGGCGCTGCCGGAACCGgcggcaaaaagaagaagaaaaagaagaagaataaaaagaagaacGATGGCGGCACCGACGATGGGGCAGCCACAGGCAACACTCCAGGGACGAGCTCGGGATTCACCCCGCCGATGACGGCCTCGGTGAGCATGAACCCGTATCCGAT
This genomic stretch from Eucalyptus grandis isolate ANBG69807.140 chromosome 3, ASM1654582v1, whole genome shotgun sequence harbors:
- the LOC104426741 gene encoding heavy metal-associated isoprenylated plant protein 36 — protein: MATKGGGDGMPGGLKYQTWTLKVPIHCEGCSRKVKRVLQSIEGVFMVNIDSQQHKVEVTGDVDSETLIKKLTKSGKQAELWPEQKEKKSGKSKNKDNKQENPKDSEDAGEEASKDVNGGESDEEEEDDGENHEPENKETGGATKEAGAAGTGGKKKKKKKKNKKKNDGGTDDGAATGNTPGTSSGFTPPMTASVSMNPYPIHYPPQAFGMSYNAAYPSPSASYYGASPMHGYSYSHPGSAYTFPPPSDPIRSYVDDDHEYDDDNIGCSIM